A region from the Kineothrix sp. IPX-CK genome encodes:
- a CDS encoding DUF6056 family protein codes for MVKVSICIPAYNNVLSLRRLLKSIEIQTYKDYEVIITDDSTDDVIARLAEEKKYIRYFKNEKRLGSTANWNEAVEKSSGEYVKIMHHDDWFTDENSLQALVSMLEDHPEADMAFSGTVQAQECNSFARCISKKDAQLIKSDYRNLYLGNTIGAPSAVIVRRKGDAFPKYDENLKWLVDMEYYMGILKNNPRFAYTEQSLITIGIGGGQLTEQCRDDLELNAYEYGYIFKKYDLKEKMEYKSKLTDILMQAGKNYKDAEEYGISEKEYKRALADKLISKVKWKMTHMLNERFWAFFFLILFAISMLPVFMLSGINQATGDDLSYGKLTHAAWLNTHSLTAVIKAACQTVENYYAGWQGTWTSIFLFAFQPEVFSPNAYVIVPFLMTGIFCAATGILSYYLLVKLAGGSRHSYVIIMVLLVTAMIQFLPSTKSGIFWYNGAAHYVIPYGAALLGINFFLRFMNEGRIMAYIGMLLCMILLGGMNYQAALLAPIVMSLSLLFYYRSKQMKRTAAFILALVMEMVGLVISMKSPGNKNRGGEDFGFSIGLAFRTILECFIQGTVEIGEYFVKHPLLILIFAAAALFIWHMLTALSVRKKYPYPAVFVFFSYCVYCAMFAPQIYAGVEVSGGVYNMNYYVFILMIFSIMFYIEGWLVYWRENRDIRLINKNKIIISMAVTMVLWAVGFKDTLWETTTFSCIEYMSSGQAADFKRQMKEQKTILLDDSIKDAIVQDINDNQGPLMHMPITSNPEAWTNTVTKDFYGKDSVVSVPKEEWVEMHK; via the coding sequence ATGGTAAAGGTATCAATTTGTATTCCGGCATATAATAATGTTCTGTCGTTGAGGCGGCTGCTTAAGTCAATTGAAATACAAACATATAAGGATTACGAAGTGATCATTACCGATGATTCTACGGATGATGTGATAGCGAGATTGGCTGAGGAAAAGAAATACATCCGGTATTTTAAGAATGAAAAAAGACTCGGTTCCACGGCAAATTGGAATGAGGCGGTGGAGAAATCCAGCGGTGAATACGTGAAAATCATGCATCATGATGATTGGTTCACCGATGAAAACAGTCTTCAGGCCTTGGTCAGCATGTTAGAGGACCATCCGGAAGCCGACATGGCATTTTCCGGTACCGTTCAGGCGCAGGAATGTAATTCTTTTGCTAGATGTATCAGCAAAAAGGATGCTCAGCTCATAAAATCGGATTACCGCAATCTATATCTGGGCAATACGATTGGAGCTCCCAGCGCTGTCATAGTGAGACGAAAAGGAGATGCATTTCCTAAATATGATGAGAACTTAAAATGGCTTGTGGACATGGAATATTATATGGGGATTCTTAAGAACAATCCTCGATTCGCATATACGGAGCAGTCGCTTATTACTATAGGCATAGGCGGTGGACAGCTTACGGAGCAGTGCAGAGATGATCTTGAACTGAATGCTTATGAATACGGATATATTTTCAAGAAGTATGATTTAAAAGAGAAAATGGAATACAAGAGCAAGCTGACAGACATTCTGATGCAAGCTGGAAAGAACTATAAAGATGCTGAAGAATATGGGATTTCTGAAAAGGAATATAAACGTGCGCTGGCGGATAAGCTCATCAGCAAGGTAAAATGGAAGATGACACATATGCTGAATGAAAGATTCTGGGCTTTTTTCTTTCTTATACTTTTTGCCATAAGTATGCTTCCTGTTTTTATGCTCTCCGGCATCAATCAGGCAACCGGAGACGATTTAAGTTATGGGAAACTGACTCATGCGGCATGGCTGAATACGCACTCCTTAACCGCTGTTATAAAAGCAGCATGTCAAACGGTGGAGAATTATTATGCGGGGTGGCAGGGAACATGGACTTCCATATTTTTATTCGCATTCCAACCGGAAGTTTTTTCGCCTAACGCTTATGTTATTGTACCTTTTTTGATGACTGGAATCTTTTGTGCGGCAACGGGGATATTGTCGTATTATCTGCTGGTGAAGTTGGCGGGAGGCAGCAGGCATTCGTATGTAATCATAATGGTACTGCTAGTAACAGCCATGATTCAGTTTTTGCCAAGTACCAAATCGGGAATTTTCTGGTATAACGGTGCTGCTCATTATGTGATCCCCTATGGCGCGGCGTTGCTTGGAATCAATTTTTTTCTGAGGTTTATGAATGAGGGAAGAATTATGGCATACATAGGTATGCTGCTTTGTATGATTCTGTTAGGAGGAATGAACTATCAGGCGGCACTTTTGGCGCCTATTGTGATGAGCCTGTCTTTATTGTTCTATTATAGAAGTAAGCAGATGAAAAGAACGGCGGCTTTCATTCTTGCTTTGGTAATGGAAATGGTTGGACTGGTAATAAGCATGAAATCGCCGGGTAATAAGAACAGAGGCGGGGAGGACTTCGGCTTCAGTATAGGTCTGGCCTTCAGGACTATTTTGGAATGCTTTATTCAGGGAACTGTAGAGATTGGCGAATATTTTGTGAAGCATCCATTGCTTATATTGATTTTTGCTGCTGCTGCTTTATTCATATGGCATATGCTTACAGCCTTAAGTGTAAGAAAGAAATATCCGTATCCCGCGGTATTCGTATTTTTTAGCTATTGTGTGTATTGCGCAATGTTCGCTCCGCAGATATATGCGGGTGTGGAGGTGTCGGGCGGCGTATATAATATGAATTATTATGTATTTATACTTATGATATTTAGTATCATGTTCTATATCGAAGGCTGGCTGGTATATTGGCGGGAAAACCGTGATATAAGATTGATTAATAAAAATAAGATTATTATCTCCATGGCGGTAACGATGGTGCTTTGGGCTGTTGGTTTTAAAGATACCTTATGGGAAACTACCACATTTTCCTGCATTGAGTATATGTCTAGCGGTCAGGCAGCTGATTTTAAACGCCAGATGAAGGAACAAAAGACAATACTTCTCGATGATAGTATAAAAGATGCAATCGTACAGGACATTAATGATAATCAGGGACCGCTCATGCATATGCCGATAACAAGCAATCCGGAGGCGTGGACGAATACGGTGACAAAAGACTTCTATGGAAAAGACAGTGTGGTATCGGTACCGAAAGAGGAATGGGTTGAAATGCATAAATAA